The following are from one region of the Balnearium lithotrophicum genome:
- the lepB gene encoding signal peptidase I — protein sequence MKENKLLENLKSLVVALILALIIRTFIVQSFHIPSGSMIPTLLVGDFILVDKITYHFREPDRGDVVVFHFPLNEDVYYIKRIIGIPGDKIQVIDGKLYINGKPCKYQPAGNFSYWEKGRKFTGKLYYEYLPRKEGGEKKHFILKTGIQGDNTQVFVVPKNKYFMMGDNRNNSYDSRYWGFVDRSKIVGIARIIFFSWDSHKHLPRFNRIFHLVN from the coding sequence ATGAAGGAAAATAAGCTTTTAGAAAACTTAAAATCCCTTGTAGTTGCTTTAATTCTTGCTTTAATTATAAGAACTTTTATAGTTCAGTCCTTTCACATACCATCAGGTTCAATGATTCCAACTTTGCTTGTAGGTGACTTTATTTTAGTGGATAAGATTACTTACCACTTCAGGGAGCCCGATAGGGGAGATGTAGTTGTTTTCCACTTTCCTTTGAATGAGGATGTTTACTACATTAAGAGAATAATCGGTATTCCGGGGGATAAAATTCAGGTTATTGATGGAAAACTCTACATTAACGGCAAGCCCTGTAAGTATCAACCTGCAGGTAATTTTTCCTACTGGGAAAAGGGACGAAAGTTTACAGGCAAACTCTACTACGAGTACTTACCACGGAAGGAAGGCGGTGAGAAGAAACACTTTATACTGAAAACCGGTATTCAGGGGGACAATACTCAGGTTTTCGTAGTTCCCAAGAATAAGTACTTTATGATGGGTGATAACAGAAACAACAGTTACGATAGTAGATACTGGGGTTTTGTTGATAGAAGTAAGATTGTGGGAATTGCAAGAATCATATTTTTCTCTTGGGATTCACACAAACACCTTCCGAGATTTAACAGAATATTTCACTTAGTTAACTAA
- a CDS encoding TIGR03960 family B12-binding radical SAM protein: protein MRITNSLTTSTIFNSEDLRELYSVKKPAVYLPLELNMGAPSFSEREVRFVLSYPDLYEVGTSHIGGKILYYIINNLTDFALMHRAYLPRPDMQEFMIRRKIPLYTIEGQRPVRDYDLWGLSFSSELTYTNALQMMKLAGIPLLRQERENLEDVPIVFAGGPCVYNPIPLSPFIDFFSIGDGEETLVKVAEVFREVKREGGKKEDFLREIRNIEGVWVPKFGRYPVKKAVFTGVSKGSFPTSPPVPVVETSQDRISIEAARGCLRGCRFCQAGYIYRPYRERDENLVKELLVKTYRNTGYEEASLSALSISDHSRFNQLVPKVMEVCYREVISLSLPSMRVKGFNPDLASQIMQVKKTGFTLAPEVGSDRLRRIINKDLTNEDLFIAVEGLFSRGWNRIKLYFMIGLPFEREEDIEALVDMLWQVYKIGKRYRGRKHLAAGISIFVPKPFTPFQWEPFADRDEVREKVEFIKKKSPKQFKLRFHDYRQSIIEALLTRGGEDVGNLLLKAHDEGVQLDEWKEYFDWEKWERAFEKSGIDLERELGGRETEEELPWDFIEGVVTKEFLLRELERARKEEWTPDCRIVGCHACGACTPEQIRNLKNYPIPERIEFSVPPKPKREFPLKRKVALIFEKVGPAKYLSLLDLTRAFTRTFRRFGVPLRYSQGFNPHPRMNILFGLPVGVEGLGEIVEVELSDEGYNFDEFLEKSRDFLPEGLRFKRWVDVEPKGTISSSINEVTYRIKPYKDYKIDSLKNGSLSEHIKELIESDGEIVVTLKVTNGKTANIKEILKYLEVDLSSAEVVREELFK from the coding sequence TTGAGGATAACCAATTCTTTGACGACTTCAACGATTTTTAACAGCGAAGATTTAAGGGAGCTCTACTCGGTAAAAAAACCTGCAGTTTACCTACCCTTAGAGCTAAATATGGGAGCTCCGTCCTTTAGCGAAAGGGAGGTCAGGTTTGTCCTCTCCTATCCAGACCTTTACGAGGTTGGGACTTCCCACATAGGTGGAAAGATTCTCTACTACATAATCAACAACTTAACAGACTTTGCCCTTATGCACAGGGCCTACCTTCCAAGGCCCGACATGCAGGAGTTTATGATAAGGAGGAAAATCCCTCTCTACACCATTGAGGGACAGAGACCTGTAAGGGATTACGACCTGTGGGGACTCTCATTCTCATCGGAGCTTACATACACGAATGCACTTCAAATGATGAAGCTTGCAGGGATTCCCCTTCTAAGGCAGGAAAGGGAGAACTTAGAGGACGTTCCGATAGTCTTTGCAGGAGGTCCCTGCGTCTACAACCCTATTCCACTATCCCCATTCATCGATTTCTTCTCAATCGGAGATGGAGAGGAGACGTTAGTTAAAGTAGCGGAGGTTTTCAGAGAGGTAAAAAGAGAGGGAGGAAAAAAGGAGGACTTCCTCAGGGAAATAAGAAACATTGAGGGAGTTTGGGTTCCAAAGTTTGGTAGGTATCCCGTAAAAAAGGCGGTATTTACTGGCGTTTCTAAGGGTTCTTTCCCAACCTCTCCTCCAGTTCCCGTAGTTGAAACGAGCCAGGACAGAATATCAATTGAAGCTGCAAGGGGTTGCTTAAGGGGATGCAGGTTCTGTCAGGCTGGATACATATACAGGCCTTACAGAGAAAGGGATGAAAACTTAGTAAAAGAGCTTTTAGTAAAAACCTACAGAAATACAGGATACGAGGAGGCATCCCTTAGTGCACTTTCAATATCTGATCACAGCCGCTTCAATCAACTTGTTCCAAAGGTAATGGAGGTCTGCTACAGGGAGGTGATTTCCCTTTCACTTCCATCAATGAGAGTTAAGGGGTTCAATCCAGATTTGGCCTCTCAGATTATGCAGGTTAAAAAGACAGGTTTTACACTGGCCCCAGAAGTTGGCTCAGACAGGCTAAGGAGAATAATAAACAAGGATTTAACAAACGAAGACCTCTTCATAGCAGTTGAAGGACTCTTTTCAAGGGGATGGAACAGAATTAAGCTTTACTTTATGATAGGTCTTCCCTTTGAGAGGGAAGAGGACATTGAGGCGCTGGTAGATATGCTCTGGCAGGTCTATAAAATAGGAAAAAGGTACAGGGGAAGAAAACACTTAGCGGCGGGTATCTCCATTTTTGTTCCAAAGCCCTTTACTCCCTTTCAGTGGGAGCCATTTGCAGATAGGGACGAGGTAAGGGAAAAGGTTGAGTTTATTAAGAAGAAGTCGCCGAAACAGTTTAAGCTCAGGTTCCACGACTACAGACAGTCTATCATAGAGGCCCTATTAACAAGGGGAGGGGAGGATGTAGGAAATCTCCTCTTAAAAGCCCACGATGAGGGGGTACAGCTTGACGAGTGGAAGGAGTACTTTGACTGGGAAAAGTGGGAAAGGGCATTCGAAAAAAGTGGTATCGATTTAGAAAGGGAGCTTGGAGGAAGGGAAACTGAGGAGGAGCTCCCCTGGGACTTTATAGAGGGAGTTGTAACGAAGGAGTTTCTCCTCAGGGAGTTAGAAAGGGCAAGGAAGGAGGAGTGGACTCCAGACTGTAGAATTGTAGGTTGCCATGCCTGTGGAGCTTGTACTCCTGAGCAAATTAGGAATTTAAAAAACTACCCCATTCCTGAAAGGATTGAGTTCTCTGTTCCTCCTAAACCAAAGAGAGAATTTCCATTAAAGAGAAAAGTGGCCCTTATTTTTGAAAAGGTTGGCCCGGCAAAGTACCTGTCTCTTTTAGACCTAACAAGGGCCTTTACAAGAACTTTCAGGAGGTTTGGGGTTCCACTTAGGTACTCTCAGGGTTTCAACCCCCATCCACGGATGAACATCCTCTTTGGCCTTCCTGTAGGAGTTGAGGGGTTAGGAGAAATTGTTGAGGTGGAGCTCTCGGATGAAGGTTATAACTTTGATGAATTCTTAGAGAAGTCGAGGGATTTTCTACCGGAGGGACTGAGGTTTAAAAGGTGGGTAGATGTTGAACCAAAAGGAACAATTTCAAGTTCTATCAATGAGGTTACATACAGGATAAAACCCTACAAGGATTATAAAATTGACAGTCTAAAAAACGGAAGCCTGTCAGAACACATCAAAGAGTTAATCGAATCTGATGGAGAGATTGTTGTTACCTTAAAGGTAACAAACGGTAAAACGGCGAACATAAAGGAAATTTTGAAATATCTGGAGGTTGATTTAAGCAGTGCAGAGGTTGTTAGAGAAGAACTTTTCAAATAA
- a CDS encoding ribonuclease E/G encodes MQRLLEKNFSNKKQILINALTKEVRIAVLEDGELVEFYVERKGKRGIVGNIYKGRVLKIVPAVQAAFVEIGVGKKAFLYVRDAINIEFDEDEFFEEETVDIELPPIEGVLSEGQEILVQVSKEPIGTKGPRVTTNLTIPGHYLVLLPTVNRVGISRRISDEEERKRLKEIAHRIKPENYGIIVRTAAEGASEKELKKDLLYLLKVWEVF; translated from the coding sequence GTGCAGAGGTTGTTAGAGAAGAACTTTTCAAATAAAAAACAGATTTTAATAAATGCCCTCACAAAAGAGGTAAGGATTGCGGTATTGGAAGACGGGGAGTTAGTCGAGTTCTACGTTGAGAGAAAGGGAAAGAGGGGAATAGTTGGAAACATCTACAAAGGCAGAGTCTTAAAAATTGTTCCTGCCGTTCAAGCTGCCTTTGTTGAAATAGGAGTGGGGAAAAAGGCTTTTCTCTACGTAAGGGATGCTATAAACATTGAATTTGATGAGGATGAATTCTTTGAGGAGGAAACGGTTGATATAGAGCTCCCTCCCATTGAGGGGGTTCTGTCGGAGGGTCAGGAGATTCTGGTTCAGGTTTCCAAGGAACCCATTGGAACAAAGGGGCCAAGAGTAACAACCAACTTAACAATTCCGGGACACTACTTGGTTCTCCTCCCGACGGTTAACAGGGTAGGAATTTCAAGGAGAATCTCCGATGAAGAGGAGAGAAAGAGATTAAAGGAGATTGCCCACAGAATAAAGCCGGAAAATTACGGAATAATAGTAAGAACTGCAGCAGAGGGAGCATCTGAGAAGGAGCTCAAAAAGGACCTCCTCTATCTGTTAAAGGTATGGGAGGTCTTTTAG